The Carassius carassius chromosome 32, fCarCar2.1, whole genome shotgun sequence DNA window TGACAGCAGCGTACAACTTGTgtcttttaaaacacttttacttCTCAGCTCTTGTTCAGAGGTTGTAGCGCGATGGAAGCATGTTGATTTTAGCACCATCTGTCGTCGTGGAGGATGAAGTCAAGTGCGTTTAGTTTCTTTAAACGTGAACCTAGGCAACATGTATCAGTGTTGTGTTGCTTCACACAGTGTTTATTGATATAGATGCTGTTTTGTTTCTAGTGTTCCTGGAATAAACTCGTAGTGTGGTAAACTGAGGACTCGGTGCTGGTGCTCAGGCGCCGGTGGGTGGAGACTGTCACTGCCGCAGAGATCACGATATCCGCCGGTTGAACGGTTCCTGGGAGATGGAGTGTGTCTTGATCTCTCCGAGTTAATGGATGAGTGTTTGACTGATGTCCTCATAGCGGGCCCGATCACACCACGGATCAAGATGACAATGGTGAGAAAAAATCATTAATGTCGGTAGAGGATGTGGAGGACCAGAGTTTGAGTTCAGATGAAAACACGTCTGATATGTTCCAGTGTATTTATCGATTTAACACTGATAAATCTGcttttgttattgttaatttaattaatttcgaATCGCTTTTGGCGAAGGCGAACAACGAAAACAGCGTGACTATGCGCGTTTGGGGTTGCCATAGTAACAACATTTACGCTGGTGACGACTTTCAACACAGTtcagacaaaacaacaacaaaagacaacatcAATATTTTGATAACaatgttattttcttttatatatatatatatatatatatatatatatatatatatatatatatatatttatttatttatttatttatttaaatatatatataattatatcaaaACATTCATGGGAATCAGTGCTGTCTATGGGACGTTGTTCGGTCAGTCCAGTAACAATATTTAATTCAGTACAAATATTTCATGTAACATTAGATTTCCAAAACACTGTTTACAGTAGTTTCACTTGCATAGCAGGTcataataaattttaaatagtGTTTTTAATTACAATATTTGACATTATAATTTGGTGGCTGGTCATTCAGCTCCTTTCTTATTTCAAACGTAAAACAATTCATTAATCGAACGAACAAACTAAATACAGTTTTTTCTGTGCAGATCTCTCCCACTTTAGATATCTCTAGATCTGAAGAGGGAGACAATGTGCACGTTTCGGAAAGCCTGCTGTCCTGTCATGAGGATAGGGATAAGTCTGAACTATCTCTTGAGTTGCATTTGGAGGCTCTGAAGGCCAAACGCAAGCAGCAGCTGGAGAAACTAGAGCTCCGGCACCAGAATGGCCTGGAGAAGAGGCTCCTGCAGAACTCCCTGCTCACTTCGAGCACCGAATGGATACTGAAATCCAAAATACCCCAGCAGAGCATCAGCCATCATGATAGCCCAAACGCAGAGAACCGCAAACACCCCAGGTAATTCAAATCCTAAATTTGATAGCGATGTTCTCATAGATCTTGTACTGAAACACACGTCTTCCAATCTTGTCCGTAGTTCAAAGGTGATTCTCCAGAATTTTACCTCAAATAGAGTCAAAGCACCAAGAGCTACTGGAACTAATTCTTTGGGAACAGTGCCAGAGCGACCGAGGAAGCCTCCCCCTCAAGATTCACAGAAAGCCAAAGAGGAGGCAGACATGGCTGAGTGTCAGAAACAGTTTCGCGTCGCTCCCGTCCCTGAGCACATCTCAAAGCCTCTTTATGATGATCTCATCCATGAACAAGAGCGCTTGAGGAAGGAAGGTCGCGAGCAGAGGAGAGATTTCCTCTTGACCACGCAGAAGCCCTTCAGGTTCCACAAGGAGGAGAAGAAGCGAGAGAGGCTGAAGGAGGAGACGGCCTCTGCTGATAAAAGTGAAAAAACAGAAccagtttgtgtgagaaaacctATACCGAAAGCGGTCTTAGACCCCAGCTTCTCTGAGCAAATGAAAGGTGcatatatttgattatttatcaAAATCATATTATTATATGCACTCTTGTATGTACTAAACAcagtatgaagagttcagatgcaaaagcctccaaGTGCAGTTTGAAAGAGCAGGCTTCTACTGTATTTTTAGATTCAgctaatttcactttaatggcaattaTTAGATTCTAgaattatagaaaaaaaattaaaaagaaaaaaaaaggcccttcacatataaattataatttaagtttcatttgaatatttaaatcaacataatttactcacctttacTCACAAACCTGTTGTTATGTGATGCCGGTTCAGAGCAGGAGCAGCGAAGGAAGATTCGCATTCATCTGAGAGCTCAGGAGACTCTGAAAGCCTCCTCAGCACCCATTCAGAGACAGGAACCCAGTGCAGATAGACAGACCTGCAGTGCTCAGAAGAGCAAAAGCAAGATGCTGGGTTACTTGGACCAGAAGCTGTCCTTCAGACCTAAAACTAATGCTGCCGTGCCTGATTTTGATAAGCTTTACCAGGCCTTTCAACAAAAGGCAATGGAGGCTGCAGAGAGCAGAGATGTCACTCACTGTAAACCTTTCCAGCTGCGCACATCCACGCTACAGCCACACCACAGGAGCCCAGAAAACCCTCAGGTTTCTATCTAGatgatttagtttagtttaatttaatgcaAATCCTACATGGAATGTGTTTTGTTTAGCATGCAATTATTCTTGATTAGAAATCTAGAGACAAGACGAATCTAAAGAGAAGCAGTTCATTTGGTGGCCTGACATCACTGTCTATGGACACTCTTCCAACTTACATAACAGATGCGGCCAGGAAGAGATCCATGGCTGTAAGGTGAGCCTGACGCTTCTTATATTTTCAGAATTTTATACAATCGTCAAtgactaaaaacattaaaaccaataaaagtagtcatatgttcttTTGGTGAAATTTTAGACAAGTGATGTATAATCTGTCACCCAGGAGATCTTTGGAGCTGAAGGACCTGAAGGAGCAGGAGAATGCAAAGTGGATGAAGCAGCACAGTATCAAGTCTCAAGCTATGAGCAGGGCAGTAGCAATGAGAGCCAAGGCAATGGACCCTCATAAAAGTCTTAAAGAGGTCTACCAGGAGAAACTCAAACAGAACCGGTGAgcactttgaaaaaaataaaaatgtctgcaGCCAAGCCAGGAATGCAATAACTGATTATGAGTTGTTGTGAATGTAGGCAAGCTGATCTGGAGAGGATGAAAGATTATCAGAAAGAGCTGAAGGAGATCAAAACCAGAGTAACGTCTCGCCCGTACCTGTTTGAGCAGGTGTCACAGGTACACCACTTAATATTCAAAATCCACTCTTCTTCCAAATAATCTACCTTTTATATTTGTCCATATGCATATGCCTAATGTTTTCAGAAAAATGCCAAGAATAATGCTGAACGCAGATACAGGAATACTTTGGAACAAGCAGGTCTGGACGAAAAT harbors:
- the fam161b gene encoding protein FAM161B yields the protein FGGWSFSSFLISNVKQFINRTNKLNTVFSVQISPTLDISRSEEGDNVHVSESLLSCHEDRDKSELSLELHLEALKAKRKQQLEKLELRHQNGLEKRLLQNSLLTSSTEWILKSKIPQQSISHHDSPNAENRKHPSSKVILQNFTSNRVKAPRATGTNSLGTVPERPRKPPPQDSQKAKEEADMAECQKQFRVAPVPEHISKPLYDDLIHEQERLRKEGREQRRDFLLTTQKPFRFHKEEKKRERLKEETASADKSEKTEPVCVRKPIPKAVLDPSFSEQMKEQEQRRKIRIHLRAQETLKASSAPIQRQEPSADRQTCSAQKSKSKMLGYLDQKLSFRPKTNAAVPDFDKLYQAFQQKAMEAAESRDVTHCKPFQLRTSTLQPHHRSPENPQKSRDKTNLKRSSSFGGLTSLSMDTLPTYITDAARKRSMAVRRSLELKDLKEQENAKWMKQHSIKSQAMSRAVAMRAKAMDPHKSLKEVYQEKLKQNRQADLERMKDYQKELKEIKTRVTSRPYLFEQVSQKNAKNNAERRYRNTLEQAGLDENFVRSKGETNKAIHVDNESADEDHDSTESQTQKSAGSGEDSVTNEEEKEENVETKGEELC